One Helicobacter cetorum MIT 00-7128 DNA window includes the following coding sequences:
- a CDS encoding chemotaxis protein CheW, which translates to MSNQLKDLFEKQKEGNASTKQEDNEEILQFIGFIIGDEEYAIPILNILEIVKPIGYTRVPETPNYVLGVFNLRGNVFPLISLRLKFGLSAEKQNKDTRYLVVRHNDQIAGFFIDRLTEAIRIKQSDIDPVPETLSDNNNLTYGIGKQDDRLVTILNVEEILKKDF; encoded by the coding sequence ATGAGTAACCAGCTCAAAGATTTGTTTGAAAAACAAAAAGAAGGTAATGCAAGCACTAAGCAAGAGGATAATGAAGAAATTTTACAATTCATCGGTTTTATTATTGGCGATGAAGAATATGCTATCCCGATTTTAAATATTTTAGAAATTGTTAAGCCCATTGGCTATACACGAGTTCCTGAGACCCCTAATTATGTGCTTGGCGTATTTAATTTGCGTGGGAATGTTTTCCCCTTAATTAGCTTACGCCTAAAGTTTGGCTTGAGCGCTGAAAAACAAAACAAAGACACTCGCTATCTTGTAGTGCGTCATAACGACCAAATCGCTGGATTTTTTATTGACCGCTTGACTGAGGCAATCCGCATCAAGCAATCTGATATTGACCCTGTTCCAGAGACCTTGAGCGATAACAACAATTTAACTTATGGAATCGGAAAGCAAGATGATAGGCTTGTAACTATTCTCAATGTTGAAGAAATCTTAAAAAAAGATTTCTAA